In Shewanella psychrotolerans, the genomic stretch GTGTATCTCAAGCACATAAGTTCATTTTTTAGTTACAAAAAGTCTAAGTAACCTGGATTCAGGTTAGCTAAACACCATTTAGTAATTTGGCAGTAAGCTTAATGGAGGCTCATCTAGCATCGCCAACTGCTCTTTAAATGCTAAGATCTGCTGCTCCCAATACTTCTCTTCCGCATACCAAGGGAAGTTCATTGGAAAAGCTGGATCCTCCCATCGACGGCTAAGCCAGGCGTTGTAATGCAGCATTCGCATCGCCCTCAGTGGCTCGATAAGTTTTAACTCACGCTTATCGAAATCACAAAACTCCTCATAAGCCTCGAGTAATACCTCTAACTGTAAGGTTTGCTGTTGGCGATCACCGGCGAGCATCATCCAAATATCTTGTACTGCAGGGCCCATTTTTGCATCATCGAGATCGACAAAACCGGGCCCATCTGGTGTCCAAAGAATATTACTCGGATGAAGATCGCCATGTAACCGGATCTCCTTAGCATCGACCTCCGCCCACAACAACTTAGCTTTATCGAGCACCTGCTCAACAATCGTAAAATAAGCCGTTTCAAGGCTAGGAGGCACATGGCCTGAGGCCTTTAACCATGCCAGTGACTCATCTCCTAGCAATTCAGGCGACAAACGATCGCGATAACTAAACGATTTTGCCTTGCCATATTGATGCATGCGCCCAATAAAGCGACCGACCTCTTCAAGCTGATCTAAGTTATCGACTTCAAATGCTCTCCCCCCCATAGAGGGAAATAGGGCAAAGCGATAACCTTGGTATTCCTGTAGTGACTTACCATCAATAATCACTGGAGTCGCGATAGGGATCTCCTGCTCCGCTAGCTCTGCAGAAAACTGATGCTCCTCGCTAATTTGCTCATTACTCCAGCGCTGAGGACGGTAAAACTTGACGACAAAGCGCTCATGGCTATCACTACGAAACTGGTACACTCTATTTTCATAGCTGTTGAGAGCAAGTAAACCCGTTTCAGGGTAAATGCCCACCGACTCAATCGCATCGAGAATAAGATCTGGGGTTAACGCTTGATAATGAAAACTTGCGCTCGTTTGAACATCACTCATCGACGTAACTCCAATAATGTCGCTAAATACTCTAGCACTTCAAAGTCATCGTCACGCTCAACAGACAACCAACAAATATCGCCATAAAACTCATAGTGGAGCTGCAACAGAGTGCCTTCGAACTCCAATAACCATTGATGACGATCTGCGCCCCAATGACGCTCTATCACACGGCAATCCAACGCTTCAGCTAGGGGATCAGCGAAGCGATCAAATTGGTCGAATGAAATATCGTCACTAATCGATAGACTTTTTGACTCTCTATCTAAAACCGACTTCATAATGCGGGGACTCGCTCAAAGCGAGCGCATTGCACATCACCAGTTTGATCATCTTTACACTCATAACCACATTTATAACTGCCTTTGCCAGATTGGCTGAGCTTCACCATACCCGCCCCTTTCGCTAAACATTGTTCCAGCTGTTCGTAATAACCTGCGATATGGGGCGCTAAGGCTCCCTCAGGCATCTTATCTTGGTCGGCGACATAAAATAGTGTCCATTGAGGAACCTGAGTACAAGCTGTCGCTCCCAGTAACACAGCGCTTAACAGCAAGAGCAAGCGAACATTCATAAAACCTCCAATTATGGCTATAACGGCATCTGTACCACACACCTACAGAGATAAATGCTTATGGCATAAAAAAGGCGAAACCATGTTCGCCTTTAACGTCAATTTTATTGCATTTTACACGGCTTGAGTCCGCGTTGCAGTAGATTACTTCTGCGCTTTTGCCTTGGCTTTTTCGATGCGGGTTATGCGCCCCTCAAACCCTGTCACTGTACCATCGGTTAAGCCATAGCTTATCGCTGCCTGACAAACCTCTAGGGCACCATCAAAGTCACCGCTATCGTTAAGCAAGGTCGCCAATTGCATAAAGCCAATCCCTTTTTCATGACTTGGTGTAGGCAATACTGCAAATAACGATTGATAATAGGGCGACAATGCCGCGCCATAATCACGATACTTGTCTTGCTTACGCTGCTTATAACACTCTGCAATGGCTTGCAGCAGCGCAAGATGTTTATCTTCGACACCTGGAGCTGAGCGATATTCGGCTAACGCTTTAGCTAATTTCTCATTGGCCCACGACTCATCGGTTACTGCCACCATCTTATAGGCTGGCTCTGGCTCTGGCTCTGGCTCTGGCTCTGGCTCTGGCTCTGGCTCTGGCTCTGGCTCTGGCTCTGGCTCTGGCTCTGGCTCTGGCTCTGGCTCTGGCTCTGGCTCTGGCTCTGGCTCTGGCTCTGGCTCTGGCTCTGGCTCTGCAGCAGTTTTAACCTCTTCGCTGACAACTTCAACTGCGGCAGCCGATTCAAACTCTAAAGCTTCACCTTTTGGCTCCTCGACGTTGTCTACAGGAGTCGAAGGCGTAACCTCCTCGCTCGACACGATCTTCTCAACAGGTTGTTGTGCTTCCTGCTGCTCCTCTTGTGCTAGTCGCTGTGCTCGTTTGTATAAGTACACTCCGACAGCTACAAGTAAAATAATGGCTATATATTTCATTATCATCCACCGTTAGTTGACCGTGCCGTTAAGGCTAATTGCATTTTATAAATATGTATAGATAGTAACCGATATTAGCAATCGGTTCTCTTGCTATAAATCAATTGTTTATACCTCTTTTTCACTCGGGTATCAAAAAGAGTGTCCAAATTAGCGGATCTGGCCCTAAATTAACCACTAGGCTCACCCAGAACTCTGGTTAATCTGTCTGTATTAAACCTCTATTTTGTGCGCACCTTCATAAATTCAAACATGGTTTTTGTATTCATCTTCGTCCAGCGCTAATCTAGCTATAACCTAGTAAATAAGTCGGATATGTCATGAGCGAAGAGATCCTAAGTGGTAAACTGCTACAAGAGTTTAATACCATCGCCGCCATGGTACATATCTATTGTAAAGCTCATTGTGAAGCAAAAGGTGATATAACAAACTGCCCCGATTGCCACGCATTTCTCAAATACGCTCATACCAAACTTGACCGCTGCCCTTATGGTCAGGCTAAGCCTACGTGCAATAAATGCCCAGTACATTGCTACAAACCCGATTTAAAAGCCAAAGCGCGCGAGATCATGATCTATTCGGGGCCACGCATGTTACTGCCCCACCCTATAATGGCTATTCGCCACTTACTTAATGAGCGAGGTTCTACTCCTGGTAAGCCACCAGCAGCCGCTTCCAATCGACATATCAGAATCGCTAAACAGAAAATGTCGACTAAATTTTAACGAAGCCTGTCATCAATTTAACGTCACCTAACTACAGACAACTTTCAACGATCTAACTTCACACACCTTATTGGCGTAAAATCAAACAATCTACTTGCGCCAATGAGTAATTTGCGCTGACAATGGCATCATATGAATATGACGTACAACAACTTCTTACTCGAAGGCTATTGGTGGCTTTCATTACTCGGCGGACTGCACTGCATCGGGCTGGGTATCTATATTCGTTATCTTTACCACGACCAAAACGGTAACCATAAATTACTCAGCGCCCAGTTTAGTTTACTTGCACTCTATTTTTTTACCGGTCTGCTCAGTAAGCACAACTCTCCTTTGCCTATGCAGTTACTGTTTATTTTAGTTGTGCCTGTCTATTTTCTGATGATGCCGCTGCTTTACCTATATTGTTATCGCAGCTTACATAATATAAAACGCCAAATTAGCTTTTCTTGGCACTTTTCGCCGGCCCTTATTTTAATCATCACTATCGGTCTCGTGTTCACCTTCAATAGCGATTTTAGCTCCTATATTAGTACGCCTAATACACACGTTCAAAATGGCCTCAGCCATGTCACTCTGCTAGGCTCGATTCTACCTGGGCTACTGAGCCTACAAACAGCGATCTATTTTTATCTGATCATCAAGCTATTAAAACAGTTTAGAACACGCTCTCATCGAGCCCATCAAAACAGCCTTAAAGATATTAAGTTTCGCTGGCTGCTCGCTCTCACATTCGCCATGTTAGCTAATTGGTTAGTGCGCACAATGCTGGTTATTTTGCCCTTCTACTTCGGTGATCATGTAACGGTAACGGCTCAAGCAATAACCCGACTGTGTTTGTTACTTACCGTATATACCTTAGCGATATACGGTCTCAAACAGATCACGACCTCAGCTTACCTTAGAGGAAGCTTATCCAACCAGATAAGTGACAATTCCGCCCAAAAAGCCAGCCAACAATTACTCAATGCCGAAGAGCTCAACTATCTGCAACAGGTTATGCAAGATGAGAAAAATCGCTAACCGATTCCAGCGACTAGTATTTTGAGTTAAGGTATCTGGCAGCCATTCAGGCGCTCAAAAATCATGATAATTGATAACAGAAGGGATCAAGATGGGAAGGGTAAACAAACTCACCGTACTTGCGGTGATCTCCGCTGGATTTATCGGCCTTAATGGTCAAGCTATCGCAACAGAACGTACACACAAGATAACCAATAGTGATTTTTTCGACATCGCGAATATGAGCAATGTCCAACTCAGCCCTGATGGTAAGCAGGCAGTGTGGTTAGAATCGCGTTGGGACAAAGAACTCGATAAAGCGCAAAAAGATCTGTGGCTTATCGACACCAAAACCCGCAAAACCAAACGCCTAACCTTCACTAATGAGAGTGAATCAAGCCCTCAATGGAGCCTTGACGGACAATACATTTATTACATAGGCAAACAAACCAACGAAGACAAAAAAGCCCCCTACAACGGCAAATCCCAAGTCTTTAGGTTATCAATTCAAGGCGGCGAGAGTGTGCCAGTAACAAAAGAAGTTGAGGGTGTTAACGCTTTCCAACTTGGCGACGATGGCAGCACACTCTATTTTCTCGGCAATAAGACCAAGACTGATAAAGATCCATGGGCGGGAATGCGCGCCAGCCACAGCACGCCGAAATATGGTCATGGTAAAGTCACTACTAACCCGCTATACAAGCTCGATTTAGCGCACTACCAACAAAGCGTGCTACTGGATGATGATAAAGTGGTCTGGGAGTTTAATGTCAACGCTGATGCCAGCCAAATTGCCCGAATTACCACCACAGACAACGAACTAGTGAACCTTGAAGGTTGGTCTGACATCGAAGTTTTCGACACTAAAACGGCCACTAACAAAGTACTGCCTGACAGCGCTTGGCGTGATAACGCTCCTTCACCTTACGGCTGGCTACTTGGGCTCGACTGGAATGAAAACAATCAACAGTTAGCCTTTAGAATCGATTTTGATGGCCATCCAGGTAAGCTATTTGTCGCAACACCAAAGAATGATAAAGCCAACGTCATTGAGGTGAGCCGCAGTGGTGATATGACACTGAACTCCAGCGATATCCAGTGGCGCCCTAACAGCAATGAAATCTGCTATCGCGGCGCCGATCATGCTCGCGTAAAACTGTTTTGTAGCGAAATCGATGGTGACCAACAAGGTGATACACGCACAGTCATCGCTGGCGACTTAGTGATCGGCAGCTACAGCTTTAGCCACGATGGTAAAAAGCTCGCCTTTAGTCATAACGGTTTAGATCATTTTAGTGATCTGTTTATCGCCGATGCTGCCAGTAAGAAAGCCAAATATAAGCGCATCACCAATATTAACCCACAAGTCGATAGCTGGATCTTACCGCAAATATCTGTAGTCAAATGGACAGCGCCAGATGGCACCCCAGTTGAAGGTATTCTGGATCTACCCGCTGGTTATAAAAAGGGGGATGGTCCACTCCCCTTAATCGTCCAAATCCACGGAGGGCCAACGTCTGCAACTCCTTACGCGTTGCAACACCGCTCCTATGGTCGCTCAACCTTTACTGCCAATGGTTGGGCACTTTTATCGCCTAACTACCGCGGTTCTACTGGTTATGGCGACAAATTTCTCACCGATTTAGTCGGCAACGAACACGATATCGAAGTGGCCGACATCATGGCTGGTGTCGATCATCTTATCGAGCAAGGCATTGTGGATGGCGACAAGATGGCAGTCATGGGCTGGAGCAACGGGGGGTATCTCACCAACGCATTGATTAGCACCACAACCCGCTTTAAAGCCGCAAGTTCTGGCGCCGGCGTATTTGATCAACGCCTACAATGGATGCTTGAAGATACCCCTGGCCATGTGATCAACTTTATGCAAGGCCTACCTTGGGAGAAGCCTGACGCTTACACTCACGGTTCATCATTAACCCATGCCGATAAGATTAAAACCCCAACCCTTATCCATATTGGTGAAAATGACCAACGTGTACCTCTAGGGCATGCG encodes the following:
- a CDS encoding nitrous oxide-stimulated promoter family protein, giving the protein MSEEILSGKLLQEFNTIAAMVHIYCKAHCEAKGDITNCPDCHAFLKYAHTKLDRCPYGQAKPTCNKCPVHCYKPDLKAKAREIMIYSGPRMLLPHPIMAIRHLLNERGSTPGKPPAAASNRHIRIAKQKMSTKF
- a CDS encoding DUF3630 family protein, with translation MKSVLDRESKSLSISDDISFDQFDRFADPLAEALDCRVIERHWGADRHQWLLEFEGTLLQLHYEFYGDICWLSVERDDDFEVLEYLATLLELRR
- a CDS encoding serine/threonine protein kinase, which codes for MSDVQTSASFHYQALTPDLILDAIESVGIYPETGLLALNSYENRVYQFRSDSHERFVVKFYRPQRWSNEQISEEHQFSAELAEQEIPIATPVIIDGKSLQEYQGYRFALFPSMGGRAFEVDNLDQLEEVGRFIGRMHQYGKAKSFSYRDRLSPELLGDESLAWLKASGHVPPSLETAYFTIVEQVLDKAKLLWAEVDAKEIRLHGDLHPSNILWTPDGPGFVDLDDAKMGPAVQDIWMMLAGDRQQQTLQLEVLLEAYEEFCDFDKRELKLIEPLRAMRMLHYNAWLSRRWEDPAFPMNFPWYAEEKYWEQQILAFKEQLAMLDEPPLSLLPNY
- a CDS encoding S9 family peptidase: MGRVNKLTVLAVISAGFIGLNGQAIATERTHKITNSDFFDIANMSNVQLSPDGKQAVWLESRWDKELDKAQKDLWLIDTKTRKTKRLTFTNESESSPQWSLDGQYIYYIGKQTNEDKKAPYNGKSQVFRLSIQGGESVPVTKEVEGVNAFQLGDDGSTLYFLGNKTKTDKDPWAGMRASHSTPKYGHGKVTTNPLYKLDLAHYQQSVLLDDDKVVWEFNVNADASQIARITTTDNELVNLEGWSDIEVFDTKTATNKVLPDSAWRDNAPSPYGWLLGLDWNENNQQLAFRIDFDGHPGKLFVATPKNDKANVIEVSRSGDMTLNSSDIQWRPNSNEICYRGADHARVKLFCSEIDGDQQGDTRTVIAGDLVIGSYSFSHDGKKLAFSHNGLDHFSDLFIADAASKKAKYKRITNINPQVDSWILPQISVVKWTAPDGTPVEGILDLPAGYKKGDGPLPLIVQIHGGPTSATPYALQHRSYGRSTFTANGWALLSPNYRGSTGYGDKFLTDLVGNEHDIEVADIMAGVDHLIEQGIVDGDKMAVMGWSNGGYLTNALISTTTRFKAASSGAGVFDQRLQWMLEDTPGHVINFMQGLPWEKPDAYTHGSSLTHADKIKTPTLIHIGENDQRVPLGHAQGLYRALKHYLNVPVELVIYPGEGHGLSKYQHRAAKMDWDQKWFEHYVLGKEVE